A single Inediibacterium massiliense DNA region contains:
- the lepB gene encoding signal peptidase I: MKKEILEWIKTIVVSVVIALVITTFIRPTLVKGESMYPTLHEYDYLIINKIPYMMHNPEKGDIVVFQSHLLTEDGKEKDLIKRVIGVEGDQIKVKDGDVFVNGQKLDESYINGDYTSGEIDMKVPKDMVFVMGDNRLNSLDSRDESVGPVDIHTIRGKVLVRLYPFNTIGKVY, encoded by the coding sequence ATGAAGAAAGAAATTTTAGAATGGATTAAAACAATTGTTGTATCTGTGGTAATTGCACTGGTCATTACAACTTTTATAAGACCTACTTTAGTAAAGGGAGAGTCTATGTATCCTACTTTACATGAATATGATTATTTGATTATTAATAAAATACCATATATGATGCATAATCCAGAAAAGGGAGATATTGTAGTATTTCAATCACATCTTTTAACAGAAGATGGAAAAGAAAAGGATTTGATCAAAAGAGTGATAGGAGTAGAAGGAGACCAAATAAAAGTAAAAGATGGAGATGTCTTTGTAAATGGCCAAAAATTAGATGAATCTTATATTAATGGAGATTATACATCGGGAGAAATAGATATGAAAGTTCCTAAAGATATGGTCTTTGTCATGGGAGATAATAGACTTAATAGTTTAGATAGTCGTGATGAAAGCGTAGGACCTGTAGATATTCATACTATTAGAGGAAAAGTACTTGTTCGTTTGTATCCATTTAATACAATAGGAAAAGTTTATTAA
- a CDS encoding CBS domain-containing protein: MKVKDLMTKKIAMANPDTPLTQVAEKMKKLNVGSIPVCDGSKKAIGIVTDRDIVLKGVSTGNINMDAQSVMSNHLIYATPEMDAHEAANIMAKHQIRRLPVVENGKLVGMLAIGDLATINIYVNEAGDALSTISQPSRPIM; this comes from the coding sequence ATGAAAGTCAAAGATTTAATGACAAAAAAAATTGCAATGGCAAATCCTGATACACCACTTACTCAAGTAGCAGAAAAAATGAAAAAATTAAATGTAGGTTCTATTCCAGTTTGTGATGGATCTAAAAAGGCGATTGGGATTGTTACAGACAGAGATATTGTTTTAAAAGGTGTATCCACAGGAAATATTAATATGGATGCTCAAAGTGTAATGTCGAATCATTTGATTTATGCAACACCAGAGATGGATGCTCATGAAGCGGCAAATATTATGGCCAAACATCAAATAAGAAGATTGCCTGTTGTAGAAAATGGAAAGTTAGTAGGAATGTTGGCCATCGGAGATTTAGCAACTATTAATATTTATGTCAACGAAGCAGGGGATGCACTAAGTACTATATCTCAACCAAGTAGACCTATTATGTAA
- a CDS encoding nucleoside kinase: protein MNKINIIVNNQEKIQVQKGITLEQLSDQFKDFYPSTIVAAKVDHDLRELTHTIHKDCNIEFIDLTSSDGIRIYQRSLSFVFIRSAKEILSDCKVTVEHSLSKGLYCEIHYKRPITEEDVKKIEVRMKEIIDEDVPFTKSSIAVEDAKKIFKDLGMESKTELLDFRENDEMNIYSCGWLRDYFYGYMVPSTKYLKLFKLTYYAPGVIIQHPEKTHPNEIPVFEEQKKLATIFREAEKWGEILEVPYVANLNKVILNKEYADIIRIAEALHEKKIAQIADMITQKNKRIILIAGPSSSGKTTFAQRLSIQLKVNGLKPVALSIDDYFVNREHTPKDENGEYDFEAIEAVDLELFNEHLKKLIQGEEIELPTFNFQKGQREYKGRFMKINEDQPIIIEGIHGLNNKLTEDISKDQKFKIYISALTQLNIDDHNRIPTTDTRLIRRIVRDSKYRGHSALTTLKLWQSVRRGEKRNIFPFQEEADIMFNSALVYELATLKKYAEPLLLEIKQEDPGYTEAKRLLKFLHYFSSIQEEEVIPQTSIIREFIGGSCFAD, encoded by the coding sequence ATGAATAAAATAAATATTATAGTAAACAATCAAGAAAAAATACAAGTGCAAAAAGGAATTACACTAGAACAACTCAGCGATCAATTTAAAGATTTTTATCCGTCTACCATTGTAGCAGCTAAGGTAGATCATGACTTAAGAGAATTAACGCACACCATACATAAGGATTGTAATATTGAATTTATTGATCTTACTTCATCAGATGGCATTCGTATTTATCAAAGAAGTCTTTCCTTTGTTTTCATAAGATCCGCTAAGGAAATTCTATCAGATTGTAAGGTTACTGTAGAGCATTCTTTAAGTAAAGGATTATATTGTGAAATTCATTACAAAAGACCTATTACAGAAGAAGATGTAAAAAAAATTGAAGTTAGAATGAAAGAAATTATTGATGAAGATGTGCCTTTTACAAAGAGCAGTATAGCAGTAGAAGATGCAAAAAAAATATTTAAAGATCTTGGTATGGAATCAAAAACAGAGCTTTTAGATTTTAGAGAAAATGATGAAATGAATATATATAGCTGTGGATGGTTAAGAGATTATTTTTATGGATATATGGTACCAAGTACAAAATATTTAAAATTATTTAAATTAACATATTATGCACCAGGAGTGATTATACAACATCCTGAGAAAACTCATCCAAATGAGATTCCTGTGTTTGAAGAACAAAAAAAATTAGCTACTATATTTAGAGAAGCTGAAAAATGGGGAGAAATTTTAGAAGTTCCTTATGTAGCCAATTTAAATAAAGTGATTTTAAACAAAGAATATGCAGACATTATTCGTATTGCAGAAGCTCTGCATGAAAAGAAAATTGCACAAATTGCAGATATGATTACACAAAAAAATAAAAGAATTATATTAATTGCTGGGCCTTCTTCTTCAGGAAAAACTACTTTTGCCCAAAGATTATCTATTCAATTAAAAGTAAATGGTCTAAAGCCAGTGGCTTTATCTATAGATGATTATTTTGTAAATAGAGAACATACTCCAAAAGATGAAAATGGAGAGTATGATTTTGAAGCCATAGAAGCAGTAGATTTGGAGTTGTTTAATGAGCACCTCAAAAAATTAATTCAGGGAGAGGAAATAGAACTTCCTACTTTTAATTTTCAAAAGGGGCAAAGAGAATATAAAGGAAGATTTATGAAAATTAATGAAGATCAGCCTATTATTATAGAAGGTATACATGGACTAAATAATAAGCTTACAGAGGATATTTCAAAAGATCAGAAATTTAAAATTTATATTAGTGCCTTGACTCAATTAAATATTGATGATCATAATAGAATTCCTACTACAGATACTAGATTGATTAGAAGAATTGTAAGAGATAGTAAATATAGAGGCCACTCTGCTCTTACTACTTTGAAATTATGGCAATCTGTTCGTAGAGGAGAAAAAAGAAATATATTTCCATTTCAAGAGGAAGCAGATATTATGTTCAACTCTGCTTTAGTATATGAATTAGCTACTTTAAAAAAATATGCAGAGCCTCTTTTATTAGAAATTAAACAGGAGGACCCAGGATATACAGAAGCCAAAAGGTTATTAAAATTTTTACATTATTTTTCTTCCATTCAAGAAGAAGAAGTAATTCCTCAAACTTCTATTATCAGAGAGTTTATAGGTGGAAGCTGTTTTGCAGATTAA
- a CDS encoding superoxide dismutase, giving the protein MTTPIVPKVFDFKDIKGISNNQLTQHYTLYKGYVEKINLIWRKLKEEKFENPNPTYSPYRCLKLGESYSLNGVKLHELYFENLGGYCHIPYGNLLKKLIHDFGSYENFQTDFLNAGKSARGWVVTAYDLIDHTIRNYMCDSHDQGGIWNALPILVLDVYEHAYMIDFGIDRAKYLDIFIKNINWDICECRYNQILNLLYNQPPMPIPMPYRMF; this is encoded by the coding sequence ATGACAACTCCTATCGTTCCTAAAGTATTTGATTTTAAAGATATAAAAGGCATATCTAACAATCAGCTTACCCAACATTATACCCTATATAAAGGATATGTAGAAAAAATTAATTTAATTTGGAGAAAACTAAAAGAAGAAAAATTTGAAAATCCAAACCCTACCTATAGTCCTTATAGATGTTTAAAATTAGGAGAAAGCTATTCATTAAATGGAGTCAAACTTCATGAATTATATTTTGAAAACTTAGGAGGATATTGCCATATACCCTATGGCAATTTATTAAAAAAATTAATCCATGACTTTGGAAGTTACGAAAACTTTCAAACAGATTTTTTAAACGCAGGAAAATCAGCAAGAGGTTGGGTTGTAACAGCTTATGATTTGATAGATCACACCATTAGAAATTATATGTGTGATAGTCATGATCAAGGAGGTATATGGAATGCACTTCCTATCCTTGTTTTAGATGTCTACGAGCATGCTTATATGATTGATTTTGGCATTGATCGAGCTAAATATCTAGATATATTTATTAAAAATATCAATTGGGATATTTGCGAATGCAGGTACAATCAAATTCTAAATCTTTTGTATAACCAACCACCTATGCCAATTCCGATGCCCTATAGAATGTTCTAG
- a CDS encoding DUF456 domain-containing protein, with protein MIYVVILLMLIGLLGIFIPGIPGNGLIFLSILGYGFYTHFEKISITMIIIFGILTGLAFLLDYISSMMGAKKFGATKAGIIGGILGGILGIFILSLPGMILGQFLGTLIGEMYYGQELKNSIFSGVGTVIGFILGVILNITIGVSMISLFLWKVFR; from the coding sequence ATGATTTATGTAGTAATACTTCTTATGTTGATAGGTCTATTAGGAATTTTCATACCAGGAATTCCTGGTAATGGATTGATTTTTTTATCTATTTTAGGATATGGATTTTATACTCATTTTGAAAAAATTAGTATAACTATGATAATCATCTTTGGAATTCTTACAGGATTAGCTTTTCTATTAGATTATATATCTAGTATGATGGGGGCAAAAAAGTTTGGAGCTACAAAAGCTGGGATTATTGGAGGTATTTTAGGTGGTATTCTAGGCATATTTATTTTAAGCTTACCAGGAATGATTTTAGGACAGTTTTTAGGAACGTTAATAGGAGAGATGTATTATGGACAGGAACTGAAAAATTCTATTTTTTCAGGAGTTGGAACAGTTATAGGATTTATATTAGGAGTCATTTTAAATATAACTATAGGAGTGAGTATGATTAGTTTATTTTTATGGAAAGTTTTTCGGTAA
- a CDS encoding TolB family protein, translating to MCANIFTKNKYTDHTNSINQFENMDIFKQFQMKEITSLQKNKPNIDKILTSIIDPEVYSMSIFNTIKGESFEGKNLTGKKLCIVFKIRKKILYVADLDNQSVHATENISFVSTSLSIPNTIEGSCPEILVKNNFFIPNIYIEDSSIKKLNDRIIINNLHICLSIKIIPTYSLCLNEYINNKKSNLFLLFKNGARKKQLTDDTFKKCILPKWSPCGQKIAFLSNKEDTNLLYLSTLSGNLRKLSLPNYIEEVIDFCWGKNSSIIYVSARSFEGLEIYALNIFNQKCTRLTFSHHKYMNKSPKYHCIANKLIFKKIDHHDSDLYAMNEHGLHLQQLTHMKNIKSFDCSKINSLLTYITEKDMSDTCQNTICLFDLSQNKSQCIFQSNYFIIKKVKFSHDSRYLAFILWDYDIYNLYIYDLQKDTYDNYTHFSNPNMIYDLEWDLNNKNIYFSMVQSYVCNIFSLDIKLGTIQQITNSNSSKIDISYRSKIK from the coding sequence ATGTGTGCAAATATATTTACAAAAAATAAGTATACAGATCATACAAATTCCATAAATCAATTTGAAAACATGGATATTTTTAAGCAATTTCAGATGAAAGAAATTACTTCTTTACAAAAAAACAAACCGAATATAGATAAAATTTTAACATCTATTATCGATCCTGAAGTCTACTCTATGTCTATATTTAATACTATAAAAGGTGAATCTTTTGAGGGGAAAAATCTTACAGGGAAAAAACTTTGTATTGTTTTTAAAATACGTAAAAAAATTTTATATGTTGCTGATCTTGATAATCAATCTGTTCATGCTACTGAAAATATTTCTTTTGTATCTACTAGTCTATCTATCCCTAATACAATAGAAGGTTCTTGTCCCGAAATTTTAGTGAAAAATAATTTTTTCATTCCAAATATTTATATTGAAGATTCATCTATTAAAAAATTAAATGATCGCATCATTATTAACAACTTACATATTTGTTTAAGTATTAAAATCATTCCTACTTATTCATTATGTCTTAATGAATATATCAATAATAAAAAAAGCAATCTCTTTTTATTATTCAAAAATGGAGCTAGGAAAAAACAATTAACCGATGACACTTTCAAAAAATGTATTCTCCCTAAATGGTCTCCATGTGGTCAAAAAATAGCTTTTTTATCTAACAAAGAAGATACAAATCTTTTATATTTATCAACCTTATCTGGTAATTTGCGTAAGCTTTCTTTACCAAATTATATTGAAGAAGTTATAGATTTTTGTTGGGGAAAAAATTCAAGCATTATTTATGTATCTGCTAGATCTTTTGAAGGATTAGAAATATATGCTTTAAATATTTTTAATCAAAAATGTACTCGTCTAACTTTTAGTCATCATAAATATATGAACAAATCCCCTAAATATCATTGTATTGCAAACAAACTCATTTTCAAAAAAATAGATCATCATGATTCAGATCTTTATGCTATGAATGAACATGGTCTTCATTTACAGCAATTAACACACATGAAAAATATAAAAAGTTTTGATTGTTCTAAAATCAATAGTCTATTAACTTATATTACGGAGAAAGATATGTCCGATACATGTCAAAATACTATTTGTTTATTTGATTTATCTCAAAATAAGAGTCAATGCATTTTTCAATCTAATTACTTTATTATTAAAAAAGTTAAATTCTCTCACGATAGTCGTTATTTAGCTTTTATTTTATGGGATTATGATATCTATAATCTATATATTTATGATCTTCAAAAAGACACGTATGATAATTATACTCATTTTTCAAATCCTAATATGATCTATGATCTTGAATGGGATCTAAATAATAAAAATATATATTTTTCAATGGTTCAATCTTATGTATGTAATATATTTTCATTAGATATAAAATTAGGTACTATACAACAAATTACAAATAGTAATTCTTCTAAAATAGATATATCTTATCGTTCTAAAATAAAATAG
- a CDS encoding IS110 family transposase: MKLFVGIDVSSEKLDTCFLTSEDQILLEVSLPNNVVGASKIKEHISHFADLIRYDRIIIGMEATSIYSFHPSTFLSEDSELKSLGVEVVVMNPKAIHRFKGLFEXRLIDCSYKNMMIDLVTI, translated from the coding sequence ATGAAATTATTTGTTGGTATTGATGTTAGTTCTGAAAAACTTGATACTTGTTTTCTCACCAGTGAAGATCAAATTTTACTAGAAGTTTCTCTACCCAATAATGTTGTTGGTGCTAGTAAAATCAAAGAACATATTAGCCATTTCGCTGATCTAATTCGGTATGATCGTATTATAATCGGTATGGAAGCAACTTCTATTTACAGCTTTCATCCTTCAACTTTCCTATCAGAAGACTCTGAGCTTAAGTCTTTAGGAGTCGAAGTTGTTGTTATGAATCCTAAGGCTATACATCGGTTTAAAGGCCTATTTGAANTGAGATTAATTGATTGTAGCTA